In Conger conger chromosome 12, fConCon1.1, whole genome shotgun sequence, one DNA window encodes the following:
- the aldh7a1 gene encoding alpha-aminoadipic semialdehyde dehydrogenase yields MQRFIPLTIARHWAIRKKLPSLCHRQVAAMSTLLINQSKYSWLKELGLQEENDGVYNGTWGGKGEVITSHCPANNEPIARVRQATLAEYEETVQKAKEAWKVWADIPAPKRGEIVRQIGDALRKKIKVLGSLVSLEMGKIYVEGVGEVQEYVDVCDYAVGLSRMIGGPILPSERPGHALIEQWNPVGLVGVITAFNFPVAVYGWNNALALVCGNVCLWKGAPTTPLTSVAVTKIVAEVLEQNDLPGAICSMTCGGADIGSALAKDERVDLVSFTGSTNVGKMVSLMVQERFGRQLLELGGNNAIIVFEDADLDLVVPGTVFAAVGTAGQRCTTTRRLMLHESVHDEVVQRIAKAYKQVRIGDPWDPSTLYGPLHTRQAVEQYKAAIESAKQQGGTVVYGGQVMDRPGNYVEPTIVTGLAHDAAIVHTETFVPILYVLKFKTEDEAFSWNNEVKQGLSSSIFTKDLGRVFRWLGPKGSDCGIVNVNIPTSGAEIGGAFGGEKHTGGGRESGSDSWKQYMRRSTCTINYSKDLPLAQGIKFE; encoded by the exons ATGCAACGTTTTATACCCCTGACCATTGCACGCCACTGGGCCATAAGGAAGAAACTCCCCTCGCTGTGCCATCGACAAGTTGCAGCCATGTCTACACTCCTGATCAACCAGTCCAAGTACTCCTGGCTGAAAGAATTAGGGTTGCAGGAAGAGAATGACGGTGTCTACAACGGGACTTGGGGAGGAAAGGGAGAG GTCATCACTTCGCACTGCCCCGCCAACAACGAGCCCATCGCCAGAGTTCGGCAG gccACCCTGGCAGAGTATGAAGAGACTGTACAGAAAGCCAAGGAGGCCTGGAAGGTTTGGGCTGAT ATCCCAGCCCCAAAGCGAGGGGAGATAGTGAGGCAGATTGGAGACGCACTGAGGAAGAAGATCAAAGTCCTGGGGAGCTTG gtgtctctggagatggggAAGATCTACGTGGAGGGCGTGGGCGAGGTGCAGGAGTACGTGGACGTATGCGACTACGCCGTGGGGCTGTCGCGTATGATCGGGGGCCCCATCCTGCCCTCCGAGA GACCGGGCCACGCCCTGATCGAGCAGTGGAACCCCGTGGGATTGGTGGGGGTGATCACGGCGTTTAACTTCCCCGTGGCGGTGTACGGCTGGAACAACGCACTCGCCCTTGTGTGTGGCAACGTCTGCCTGTG GAAAGGGGCCCCCaccacacccctcaccagcGTGGCTGTGACAAA AATTGTGGCAGAGGTTCTAGAACAGAACGACCTTCCGGGTGCAATCTGCTCCATGACCTGTGGGGGCGCTGATATCGG ctCAGCTCTGGCGAAGGACGAGAGGGTCGACCTGGTGTCCTTCACCGGCAGCACTAACGTGGGCAAGATGGTGTCTCTGATGGTGCAGGAGCGCTTTG GTCGGCAGTTGCTGGAACTGGGCGGGAACAACGCCATTATCG TCTTCGAGGATGCGGATCTGGACCTGGTGGTGCCGGGGACGGTCTTCGCTGCCGTGGGAACGGCCGGGCAACGCTGCACCACCACCCGGAGACTG ATGCTGCACGAGAGCGTCCACGATGAGGTGGTGCAGAGGATCGCCAAGGCGTACAAGCAGGTCCGCATCGGGGACCCCTGGGACC ccagCACTCTGTACGGACCCCTGCACACCCGGCAGGCGGTGGAGCAGTACAAGGCGGCGATCGAGAGCGCCAAGCAGCAGGGCGGCACCGTGGTGTACGGGGGACAG GTCATGGATCGCCCCGGTAACTACGTGGAGCCCACCATCGTGACGGGCCTGGCCCACGACGCCGCCATCGTGCACACGGAGACCTTCGTGCCCATCCTCTACGTCCTCAAGTTCAAG ACGGAGGACGAGGCGTTCTCCTGGAACAACGAGGTGAAGCAGGGCCTGTCCAGCAGCATCTTCACCAAGGACCTGGGCCGCGTGTTCCGCTGGCTGGG ACCCAAGGGCTCGGACTGCGGCATCGTGAACGTTAACATTCCAACCAGCGGGGCGGAGATCGGGGGGGCGTTCG GAGGGGAGAAGCACACTGGCGGGGGTCGTGAGTCTGGGAGTGACTCCTGGAAACAGTACATGAGGAGATCAACATG CACCATCAACTACAGCAAAGACCTGCCTCTAGCCCAGGGAATCAAGTTTGAGTGA